One window from the genome of Sphingomicrobium arenosum encodes:
- a CDS encoding DUF5060 domain-containing protein, with the protein MTPHLILAAMLAPAEPAHGVVDGVAVIEAEDVVLRGDWRRVADEDASRGAAIHYGGPNRYALDGSEVGASLRYCVMVEEPGDYALRLRMKRSRAGEPDIREDERNDYWLRLSGGQWMKLFANTPWEEYGWDGGLDFHHLTGRRPEAALTFEAAGLNCFEIAGRSEAVRLDAIMLSLGDPDVKTARASTLLAAGPHVGSVHHPVTIDVEGPEANEGGRLNPFTERRLALTVTAPDGEQIVLRGFFAGDGDAGTSGAAGGTVWRALFTPDAPGLWRWEARLAGGEDIAVSRDWAAGETLAESEGEVTVLPSLAQGTDWRAQEMGRLTVEDGEYRLGGSGRIWLKSGTNSPENLLGFHEFDDTYRMASNAREGEAAASLDLHRFAAHEKDWREGDPTWGDDGRGKALIGAVNYLADQGVNSAYFLLWNVGGDGKDVWPFVDPDDMTRFDISKLDQWQTLFAHLQARGIALHLVLQETENELVMDGGDTGTIRKLYFAEMAARFGHHNALIWNLGEENGPVHWRPEGQSTAQREAMIDWLSAVDPYDHPILLHTLPNPEDKDDILPPLLGYEGLDGLSFQVSDPAAVKAETLRWARASRAAGQPWALSMDEIGPWMHGAVPDADSEDGHRALAREALWGHLLAGGSGVEWYFGAQHDHNDLTAEDFRSRDKLWRISSAARRLVEDTFDLATRRPCDGRFEDYKCLQGITPDGLKAIMLYLEAGEAVPAELLTGISIEFRDPLAAGSPIEGGPAHDRIVIAKD; encoded by the coding sequence ATGACGCCCCACTTGATCCTTGCCGCAATGCTTGCGCCTGCCGAGCCGGCGCACGGCGTCGTCGATGGCGTGGCAGTCATCGAGGCCGAGGACGTGGTGCTGCGCGGCGATTGGCGGCGGGTCGCGGACGAAGACGCATCGCGAGGTGCGGCGATCCACTATGGCGGGCCCAATCGCTATGCGCTCGATGGCAGCGAGGTGGGGGCGAGCCTGCGCTATTGCGTGATGGTGGAGGAGCCGGGCGACTATGCGCTTCGCCTCAGGATGAAGCGCTCGCGCGCGGGCGAGCCCGACATCCGCGAGGACGAGCGCAACGATTATTGGCTCAGGCTGTCGGGCGGGCAGTGGATGAAGCTGTTCGCCAATACGCCATGGGAGGAATATGGTTGGGACGGCGGTTTGGATTTCCATCACCTGACCGGAAGGCGGCCCGAGGCGGCGCTGACCTTCGAGGCGGCGGGGCTCAATTGTTTCGAGATTGCCGGGCGGTCGGAGGCGGTGCGGCTCGACGCGATCATGCTCTCGCTGGGCGATCCGGATGTGAAAACGGCGCGGGCGAGCACGCTCCTTGCCGCTGGACCCCATGTCGGATCGGTGCATCATCCGGTGACGATCGACGTGGAAGGCCCCGAGGCCAATGAGGGCGGACGGCTCAATCCCTTCACCGAGCGGCGGCTGGCGCTGACGGTGACCGCGCCCGATGGCGAGCAGATCGTCCTGCGCGGCTTCTTCGCGGGCGATGGCGATGCGGGGACGAGCGGCGCAGCGGGCGGTACGGTATGGCGCGCGCTGTTCACCCCCGACGCGCCGGGCCTGTGGCGCTGGGAGGCGCGGCTGGCGGGGGGCGAGGATATTGCCGTGTCGCGCGATTGGGCGGCGGGCGAAACGCTGGCGGAAAGCGAGGGCGAGGTGACGGTATTGCCGTCGCTGGCGCAGGGGACCGACTGGCGCGCCCAGGAGATGGGGCGACTGACCGTCGAGGACGGCGAGTATCGGCTTGGCGGATCGGGCCGCATCTGGCTCAAGTCCGGCACCAACAGCCCCGAAAACCTGCTCGGTTTTCACGAGTTTGACGACACCTATCGCATGGCGAGCAATGCGCGCGAGGGGGAGGCTGCGGCCTCGCTCGACCTGCATCGCTTCGCCGCGCATGAGAAGGATTGGCGCGAGGGCGATCCGACATGGGGCGATGACGGGCGCGGCAAGGCGCTCATCGGGGCGGTCAATTATCTTGCCGACCAGGGAGTGAATTCGGCCTATTTCCTGCTGTGGAACGTGGGCGGGGACGGCAAGGACGTGTGGCCCTTCGTCGATCCCGACGACATGACGCGGTTCGACATCTCCAAGCTCGATCAATGGCAGACGCTGTTCGCGCATCTGCAGGCGCGGGGCATCGCGCTGCATCTAGTGCTGCAGGAAACCGAGAATGAGCTGGTCATGGATGGCGGCGACACGGGCACCATCCGCAAGCTCTATTTCGCCGAGATGGCGGCGCGGTTCGGGCACCATAATGCGCTGATCTGGAACCTCGGCGAGGAGAATGGACCGGTGCATTGGCGCCCCGAGGGGCAATCGACCGCGCAGCGCGAGGCGATGATCGACTGGCTGTCGGCGGTCGATCCCTACGATCATCCGATCCTGCTCCACACCCTCCCCAATCCCGAGGACAAGGACGACATCCTGCCGCCATTGCTCGGCTACGAGGGCCTCGACGGGCTCAGCTTCCAGGTGTCCGACCCGGCGGCAGTCAAGGCCGAGACGCTGCGCTGGGCGCGGGCGAGCCGAGCGGCGGGGCAGCCATGGGCGCTGAGCATGGACGAAATCGGGCCGTGGATGCATGGCGCGGTGCCCGATGCGGATAGCGAGGATGGGCATCGCGCGCTCGCCCGCGAGGCGCTGTGGGGGCATCTGCTGGCCGGTGGCAGCGGGGTCGAATGGTATTTCGGCGCGCAGCACGATCATAACGATCTTACCGCCGAGGACTTTCGCTCGCGCGACAAATTGTGGCGCATTTCGAGCGCGGCGCGGCGGTTGGTCGAGGATACCTTCGATCTCGCAACGCGCCGACCCTGCGACGGGCGGTTCGAGGACTATAAGTGCTTGCAGGGCATCACGCCCGATGGCCTCAAGGCGATAATGCTTTACCTCGAGGCGGGGGAGGCAGTGCCGGCCGAACTCCTGACTGGCATCTCGATCGAATTTCGCGATCCGCTGGCAGCTGGCTCGCCGATCGAGGGCGGTCCGGCACACGACCGGATCGTGATCGCGAAGGACTAG
- a CDS encoding mechanosensitive ion channel, giving the protein MYQSDMPAYWQGQLAEWGPRVLFALLILIATHFIAKAVQWAIKRLVEKVPALQKDPDMDGSSIGAELGRLGYWLVWLVGLVAALEPLGLSNVLTPVTRMTNEVFSYLPNLIGAVVIFVVGLIVAKVARHIVEAALRALNIEDWAARAGLPMGDKPVAVSAEGEASEGAAPVRHSIAKAAGMTVSAIIIVSASIAALQALQIEAISGPATDMLEVIALAIPKVIAALLWLAIAFVIGRWVKSLIETILPSLGFDNAIRSVGVMSEGAQPSKIVGAIAFVAVMLTAAIEAMHSIGGDSVAALLFQVTALGGKVIFGTIIIVAGLFLSRLLSRLVGAGTGEGNYAETIVKYAIIALFTAIGLTFMGLANEIVILAFGLILGSAAIATALAFGLGGRDFAARTLERWDAQADATSAPRAPRPKKLPKSPPPEDDSQPPLV; this is encoded by the coding sequence ATGTACCAATCCGACATGCCTGCCTACTGGCAGGGTCAGCTCGCCGAATGGGGCCCGCGCGTCCTCTTCGCGCTCCTCATCCTCATCGCCACCCATTTCATCGCCAAGGCCGTGCAATGGGCGATCAAGCGCCTCGTCGAGAAGGTGCCCGCGCTCCAGAAGGACCCCGACATGGACGGCTCGTCCATCGGTGCGGAACTCGGTCGCCTCGGCTACTGGCTGGTCTGGCTCGTCGGCCTCGTCGCCGCCTTGGAGCCGCTCGGCCTGTCGAACGTCCTCACCCCGGTCACCCGCATGACCAACGAGGTGTTCAGCTATCTGCCCAATCTTATCGGCGCGGTCGTCATCTTCGTCGTCGGACTCATCGTCGCCAAGGTCGCGCGCCATATCGTCGAGGCCGCGCTGCGCGCGCTCAACATCGAGGATTGGGCCGCGCGCGCGGGCCTGCCGATGGGCGACAAGCCCGTTGCCGTCTCGGCCGAGGGCGAGGCCAGCGAGGGCGCCGCCCCGGTGCGCCACTCGATCGCCAAGGCCGCCGGCATGACGGTCAGCGCGATCATCATCGTCTCGGCCTCCATCGCCGCGCTCCAGGCGCTCCAGATCGAAGCCATTTCGGGCCCCGCGACCGATATGCTCGAGGTCATCGCGCTCGCCATCCCCAAGGTCATCGCCGCGCTCCTCTGGCTCGCCATCGCCTTTGTTATCGGCCGCTGGGTCAAATCGCTGATCGAGACCATCCTGCCGAGCCTCGGCTTCGACAATGCGATCCGCTCGGTCGGCGTCATGAGCGAGGGGGCCCAGCCGTCCAAGATCGTCGGCGCCATCGCCTTCGTCGCCGTCATGCTGACCGCCGCCATCGAGGCGATGCATTCGATTGGCGGGGACAGCGTCGCCGCGCTGCTGTTCCAAGTCACCGCGCTCGGCGGCAAGGTCATCTTCGGCACGATCATCATCGTCGCCGGCCTGTTCCTCTCGCGCCTCCTTTCACGCCTCGTCGGCGCCGGCACGGGCGAGGGCAATTACGCCGAGACAATCGTCAAATATGCCATCATCGCGCTGTTCACCGCCATCGGCCTCACCTTCATGGGGCTGGCCAACGAGATCGTGATCCTCGCATTCGGCCTCATCCTTGGCTCTGCCGCCATCGCCACCGCACTGGCCTTCGGGCTCGGCGGACGCGACTTCGCCGCGCGCACGCTGGAACGTTGGGATGCGCAGGCTGACGCGACCAGTGCGCCTCGCGCCCCGCGTCCCAAGAAATTGCCCAAGTCGCCGCCGCCTGAGGACGACAGCCAGCCGCCGCTGGTGTGA